Proteins encoded within one genomic window of Numenius arquata chromosome 12, bNumArq3.hap1.1, whole genome shotgun sequence:
- the LOC141471101 gene encoding thyrotropin-releasing hormone receptor-like, with protein sequence MENGSVSPGTALGGSGNQTLGRMPRQPLELQVVTILLVLLICGVGIAGNVMVVLVVLRTKHMVTPTNCYLVSLAVADLIVLLAAGLPNISEVVASWVYGYVGCLCITYLQYLGINISAWSITAFTVERYIAICHAIKAQLLCTVSRAKRIISSLWLFTSLYCLMWFFLVDTTQVTFSDGAQVICGYRVSRSLYMPIYFLDFAVFYVIPLGLATVLYGLIARILFMSPLPATPQHSCLGSTHQGGSLKLSCRSNKGALSSRKQVTKMLAVVVVLFALLWMPYRTLVVVNSFMDPPYLNIWFLLFCRMCIYLNSAINPIIYNLMSQKFRAAFRKLCKCEEKGAENPAPYTAPVYYSAMKDCSHDSFDHNVTEQEDLNSLPVPTKKNKPAK encoded by the exons ATGGAGAACGGCTCGGTCAGCCCGGGAACCGCGCTGGGCGGCAGCGGCAACCAGACCCTGGGCAGGATGCCCCGGCAGCCCCTGGAGCTGCAGGTGGTCACCATCCTGCTGGTGCTGCTCATCTGCGGGGTGGGCATAGCTGGCAACGtgatggtggtgctggtggtgctgcgCACCAAGCACATGGTAACCCCCACCAACTGCTACCTGGTGAGCCTTGCGGTGGCCGACCTCATTGTGCTGCTGGCGGCGGGGCTGCCCAACATCTCGGAAGTGGTGGCTTCCTGGGTCTACGGCTATGTTGGCTGCCTCTGCATCACCTACTTGCAGTACTTGGGCATCAACATCTCCGCCTGGTCCATCACCGCCTTCACGGTAGAGCGTTACATCGCAATCTGCCACGCCATCAAAGCGCAGCTCCTCTGCACCGTGTCCCGTGCCAAGCGCATCATCTCCTCGCTGTGGCTCTTCACCTCCCTCTATTGCCTCATGTGGTTCTTCCTGGTGGACACGACCCAGGTCACCTTCTCGGATGGGGCACAGGTCATCTGTGGCTACCGCGTCTCCAGAAGCCTTTACATGCCCATTTACTTCTTGGATTTTGCTGTCTTCTACGTCATCCCATTGGGGCTGGCAACTGTCCTCTACGGCCTCATTGCCCGCATCCTCTTCATGAGCCCCCTGCCCGCCACCCCACAGCATTCCTGCCTGGGCTCTACACACCAGGGCGGCTCTCTCAAGCTCTCCTGCCGGAGCAACAAGGGGGCCCTGAGCTCCCGCAAGCAG GTGACCAAAATGTTGGCTGTTGTGGTAGTCCTCTTCGCCCTTCTGTGGATGCCTTATCGCACGCTGGTGGTGGTGAACTCCTTCATGGACCCTCCGTACCTGAACATCTGGTTCCTTCTCTTCTGCCGCATGTGCATCTACCTGAACAGTGCCATCAACCCCATCATCTACAACCTCATGTCACAGAAATTCAGGGCTGCTTTTAGGAAGTTATGCAAGTGCGAAGAGAAGGGTGCTGAGAACCCTGCGCCGTACACGGCCCCAGTGTACTACAGCGCTATGAAGGACTGTTCTCACGACAGCTTCGATCACAACGTCACCGAACAGGAAGATCTTAACAGTCTCCCTGTGCCTACAAAGAAGAACAAGCCTGCCAAATAA